GCGCCGACCGGACGGATCGTAACCCGGCAAAGGCCCGGGGTCAGCAGGCATCACGTTGGAATTATTGTGCTCCCCGGCGTCGACGGAAGGCACCAGGGGAGGTGGAGGAAAAGTAAAGTGGAGGCTTCTGTTGCCAGGTGCCTCCGAACCCCGCCAAACGGAGCTTAACCCGTCAGGACTTCAGACTTGGTCTTTCAAACTGCGTTACGCAGCCTGAGCAACCGGAGCATAGTTGTCGTTGGCAACTATTGCATAGCCCGATAACGGCGGAACAATACCGGGAAAAAGCAAGCCCTTTACGCCCTCGTCGATCCTGTTTCGCCCCCGCCGAAGCCCGCGCTTCCAACTCGAAACAGGCGGGCTTGGGTGGAGGCGCCGGGTACTGCCCCCGGGTCCGAATGGTTTATTACGACGGCCATTTATTTCCATAGTCGGGTTGCCCCGACCTTCCCAATATAGGGGGCAATGGCTTGGGGCGGAAGGGCGTTCGCCGGCAAAACGTAAGTTATCCGGTCAGCCCGGCCGGAGGGGAAAAGGCAGCCGGCAAGAATGCCGGTGGTCGTTGGTAGGGAGCCGTCTGGCCGCGACATTCGCCCGGATGTCGCTGTTCGCGATCGGCGCCAACGCCGCGGTGCCGGAGATCCATCGCATCGTCGTCGAGGTGCCTCACGCCGACGTTCAATTCGCCGACGCCTATGCGATCGCGCGATCGTCTCCGGCATCCCCAACGTCCTGATCGTCACGTTGATCGGCTATCAGGTCGCCGGAATCGCCGGTGCGAAAGTCGCGACGCCGGCGATGTGCCGTCCGACCGCGCTCGTCACCGCGGCCGCCGCAATGCTCACGGCGGCAACACGGCTCAATCCGCTGTGGCTGTTGATCGCCGGCGGCGCTCTGGGTTTCGCTGGCGTTGTCTGACGAAACTGAGTAGGCAGGACGGCCACGCCGCCGATAACAAAAACGGGCGACGAAGCCCGGCAACGGGGAGGACACGATGAGCGACACGCCGAGCGGGATCTCGGACAAATCCCTGTTTCCGAAATGGATTCGCGGACCGCAGGATTTCATCGGCGGCCTCGCTCTGGTGGCGGTGGCTGCCTTCGCGCTGTGGGCATCGAGCGATCTTCAGGGCATGCAGGGCTTTTCGTTCGGCGCCGGCACGGCGCCGCGGATCTTCGCGCTGCTGCTGCTCGGGATCGGCATCGTCCTCACGGTGACCGCCGTCCTCGTCGACGGCGAACCGATGGCGAAATTTCACTGGCGCGGACCTTTGTTCGTCGGCCTCGCCATCCTGTGTTTCGCCGTCTCGATTCGCCCGCTCGGACTGATCATCTCCGCCTTCGCCAGCTTCCTGATCGCCGCGCTCGGAACCCCCGAGACGCGTTGGAAGGAAACCGTCCTCGTCGGCATCGCGCTGACGATCGGCTGCAGCCTGCTGTTCCCCTATGCGCTGGGGCTGCCGATGCCGCTGTATCCGTCTGTCCTGATCCGGTGAGCGCGCGCGATGCTTGATCTGTTCTCCAATCTCGCGCTCGGCTTCCAGGTCGCGGCCTCGCCGATGAATCTCGGGCTCTGTCTCGTCGGCGCCCTGGTCGGCACGCTGATCGGCGTGCTGCCCGGCATCGGCACCATCGCCACCGTGGCGATGCTGCTTCCGATCACCTTCGGCCTGCCGCCGATCGGCGCGCTGATCATGCTCGCCGGTATCTATTACGGCGCGCAATATGGCGGCTCGACCACATCGATCCTGGTCAACATTCCGGGCGAGGCGACCTCGGTGGTCACGACCCTCGACGGCTTCCAGATGGCCAAGCAGGGCAGGGCCGGTCCGGCGCTGGCGATCGCTGCGATCGGCTCCTTCGCCGCCGGCTGTTTCGCCACCGTGCTGATCGCGGTGCTGGGCGCGCCGCTGACCAAGCTGGCGCTGGAGTTCGGGCCGGCAGAATATTTTTCCCTGATGGTGCTCGGTTTGATCTTCGCGGTGGTGCTGGCGAAGGGGTCGGTGCTCAAGGCGGTCGCGATGATCGCGCTCGGCCTGCTGCTGTCGATGATCGGCTCCGACATCGAAACCGGCGCGTCCCGCATGACCTTCGGCATTCCCGAACTCGCCGACGGTCTGGGCTTCGCCACCGTAGCGATGGGGGTGTTCGGCTTCGCCGAGATCATTCGCAACCTCGACGGCGGCACCGAGGCCGATCGGCAATTGGTGCAGCAGAAGATCACCGGC
The DNA window shown above is from Rhodopseudomonas palustris HaA2 and carries:
- a CDS encoding tripartite tricarboxylate transporter TctB family protein — translated: MSDTPSGISDKSLFPKWIRGPQDFIGGLALVAVAAFALWASSDLQGMQGFSFGAGTAPRIFALLLLGIGIVLTVTAVLVDGEPMAKFHWRGPLFVGLAILCFAVSIRPLGLIISAFASFLIAALGTPETRWKETVLVGIALTIGCSLLFPYALGLPMPLYPSVLIR